A single window of Betta splendens chromosome 11, fBetSpl5.4, whole genome shotgun sequence DNA harbors:
- the LOC114865300 gene encoding uncharacterized protein LOC114865300 isoform X2: MLPGDKQKGPSSKSQLFESLRVYLDKKDRLQPIIGLGSVIECVKAGAQALYLCEVCICRLSKSDMRNHIMGSLHRYNYINSWYPHLMSGWKESSDLSKLARPLMDMAKILEGQEGPGDVQLIEVEDDVYQKISTHGENDAITLISSLRAEPESSPETSSSQSQRIVLLAKRPQRQPGKAFKPLRSLYKTKYQVLFEKSSLSGRNSCFFEGYTGTKPLIGLCCVVECQNEAGQTCGFLCHCCRTRPKKGGITYHLTSTSHVYNYLMEAHPEKVKFVNAADESSRGILESLAEKVEEDEGRGNPKVVTAPESICTRMEKKSYNWCVRMLCKLSIGTNYQQQEAAVDGPFQGVPYVPVQAVAPSNWTPQITTGKRKKKSKKATKTVFNVSLPFTDGALLLERSPFSNERVPMCAYSPSSHPAASPSPESQTEGPELFVGNHTDHTSACGAAQLQPDVYNNEGGAWQYVAPKENLRVSVYPDVERSFWGNEEGHGAVAQSKTGTEGQVSAENLSGAAWHHYQQPQYSAPGYVNLTVWQATPPGVGHHGSSDEMVPYVDASRVATYPSLGYSQPHAAPQPRARFHGVEQRQLQPYMEFTERVHAAPHVMTPAALYQDGRYGYGFTADPNYHIRPRTNDNQPFPDPAGGFAVRAVYQPNAHVPPWAPLCYTAQSM; this comes from the exons ATGCTGCCCGGAGATAAACAGAAAG GACCTTCCAGCAAAAGTCAGCTGTTTGAGTCTCTGAGGGTTTATCTGGACAAGAAGGACAGATTGCAACCCATTATTG GTCTGGGTAGTGTTATAGAATGTGTGAAGGCAGGTGCACAAGCACTGTACTTGTGTGAGGTGTGTATATGTCGACTTAGTAAATCTGACATGCGGAACCACATTATGGGAAGTCTGCACAGATACAACTACATT AATAGCTGGTACCCTCACTTAATGTCTGGGTGGAAGGAGAGCTCTGACCTTTCTAAACTGGCCAGGCCACTGATGGACATGGCCAAGATTCTGGAGGGACAGGAGGGACCTGGAGATGTTCAG CTGATAGAAGTTGAAGATGACGTGTACCAGAAGATATCAACACATGGTGAAAATGACG CAATAACTCTGATAAGTTCCTTAAGAGCTGAACCTGAGAGTAGTCCAGAGACTTCCTCCAGCCAATCCCAAAGGATAGTGCTGCTCGCCAAGCGCCCACAGAGACAACCTGGAAAAGCCTTCAAGCCTCTCAGGAGCTTATACAAGACGAAATATCAGGTGTTGTTCGAAAAGTCCAGCCTTTCTGGAAGGAACAGCTGCTTTTTTGAAGGCTACACAGGAACCAAGCCTCTTATTG GTCTTTGCTGTGTGGTGGAGTGTCAGAATGAGGCTGGGCAGACATGCGGTTTCTTATGCCACTGCTGCCGCACTCGACCCAAGAAAGGAGGCATCACTTATCATCTAACCAGCACCTCCCACGTCTACAACTACTTG ATGGAAGCTCACCCCGAGAAAGTGAAGTTTGTGAACGCAGCTGATGAGAGCAGCCGTGGGATTCTGGAGTCGCTGGCAGAGAaagtggaggaagacgagggaagAGGAAACCCAAAG GTTGTAACTGCACCAGAATCCATCTGTACCcgcatggaaaaaaaaagttacaacTGGT GTGTGAGGATGTTGTGTAAATTATCAATCGGAACTAACTAccagcaacaggaagcagctgttgaTG GGCCTTTTCAAGGCGTGCCATACGTACCTGTACAGGCTGTAGCACCGTCAAACTGGACACCGCAGATTACAActgggaagaggaagaagaaatcCAAGAAAGCGACTAAAACCGTGTTTAACGTAAGCCTGCCTTTCACCGACGGCGCACTGCTCCTGGAGAGGAGCCCCTTCAGCAACGAGCGTGTCCCCATGTGTGCATACTCGCCTTCGTCCCACCCAGCCGCCAGTCCTTCCCCAGAGTCCCAGACAGAGGGCCCTGAGCTGTTTGTAGGTAATCACACCGACCACACGTCGGCCTGCGGGGCCGCACAACTTCAGCCAGACGTCTATAATAATGAAGGAGGCGCTTGGCAATATGTGGCACCCAAAGAAAACCTCCGAGTGAGTGTTTATCCAGATGTGGAGCGTTCCTTTTGGGGTAATGAAGAGGGTCACGGTGCAGTGGCCCAGAGTAAGACTGGCACCGAAGGGCAAGTATCAGCTGAGAACCTCTCAGGTGCAGCTTGGCATCATTACCAACAGCCCCAGTACTCGGCACCAGGTTACGTGAACCTCACCGTGTGGCAAGCAACGCCGCCCGGCGTGGGGCATCACGGCTCATCCGATGAAATGGTTCCTTACGTGGATGCAAGCAGGGTCGCTACGTATCCCTCCCTGGGATACTCCCAGCCGCACGCCGCTCCACAGCCTAGAGCACGGTTTCATGGGGTTGAACAGAGACAATTGCAACCATACATGGAGTTTACTGAACGTGTTCACGCAGCTCCTCACGTTATGACCCCGGCTGCTCTCTATCAGGACGGACGATACGGCTATGGGTTCACGGCTGACCCCAACTACCATATTAGACCTAGGACGAATGATAACCAGCCCTTTCCTGATCCAGCCGGTGGTTTTGCTGTTAGGGCTGTGTACCAGCCAAACGCCCATGTCCCACCATGGGCACCTCTGTGCTACACAGCCCAGTCTATGTGA
- the LOC114865300 gene encoding uncharacterized protein LOC114865300 isoform X1, with the protein MLVGFFQNNNLYIHTFTPLFLGPSSKSQLFESLRVYLDKKDRLQPIIGLGSVIECVKAGAQALYLCEVCICRLSKSDMRNHIMGSLHRYNYINSWYPHLMSGWKESSDLSKLARPLMDMAKILEGQEGPGDVQLIEVEDDVYQKISTHGENDAITLISSLRAEPESSPETSSSQSQRIVLLAKRPQRQPGKAFKPLRSLYKTKYQVLFEKSSLSGRNSCFFEGYTGTKPLIGLCCVVECQNEAGQTCGFLCHCCRTRPKKGGITYHLTSTSHVYNYLMEAHPEKVKFVNAADESSRGILESLAEKVEEDEGRGNPKVVTAPESICTRMEKKSYNWCVRMLCKLSIGTNYQQQEAAVDGPFQGVPYVPVQAVAPSNWTPQITTGKRKKKSKKATKTVFNVSLPFTDGALLLERSPFSNERVPMCAYSPSSHPAASPSPESQTEGPELFVGNHTDHTSACGAAQLQPDVYNNEGGAWQYVAPKENLRVSVYPDVERSFWGNEEGHGAVAQSKTGTEGQVSAENLSGAAWHHYQQPQYSAPGYVNLTVWQATPPGVGHHGSSDEMVPYVDASRVATYPSLGYSQPHAAPQPRARFHGVEQRQLQPYMEFTERVHAAPHVMTPAALYQDGRYGYGFTADPNYHIRPRTNDNQPFPDPAGGFAVRAVYQPNAHVPPWAPLCYTAQSM; encoded by the exons ATGCTTGTTGGGTTTTTTCAGAATAATAActtatacatacacacattcacCCCTCTATTTCTAGGACCTTCCAGCAAAAGTCAGCTGTTTGAGTCTCTGAGGGTTTATCTGGACAAGAAGGACAGATTGCAACCCATTATTG GTCTGGGTAGTGTTATAGAATGTGTGAAGGCAGGTGCACAAGCACTGTACTTGTGTGAGGTGTGTATATGTCGACTTAGTAAATCTGACATGCGGAACCACATTATGGGAAGTCTGCACAGATACAACTACATT AATAGCTGGTACCCTCACTTAATGTCTGGGTGGAAGGAGAGCTCTGACCTTTCTAAACTGGCCAGGCCACTGATGGACATGGCCAAGATTCTGGAGGGACAGGAGGGACCTGGAGATGTTCAG CTGATAGAAGTTGAAGATGACGTGTACCAGAAGATATCAACACATGGTGAAAATGACG CAATAACTCTGATAAGTTCCTTAAGAGCTGAACCTGAGAGTAGTCCAGAGACTTCCTCCAGCCAATCCCAAAGGATAGTGCTGCTCGCCAAGCGCCCACAGAGACAACCTGGAAAAGCCTTCAAGCCTCTCAGGAGCTTATACAAGACGAAATATCAGGTGTTGTTCGAAAAGTCCAGCCTTTCTGGAAGGAACAGCTGCTTTTTTGAAGGCTACACAGGAACCAAGCCTCTTATTG GTCTTTGCTGTGTGGTGGAGTGTCAGAATGAGGCTGGGCAGACATGCGGTTTCTTATGCCACTGCTGCCGCACTCGACCCAAGAAAGGAGGCATCACTTATCATCTAACCAGCACCTCCCACGTCTACAACTACTTG ATGGAAGCTCACCCCGAGAAAGTGAAGTTTGTGAACGCAGCTGATGAGAGCAGCCGTGGGATTCTGGAGTCGCTGGCAGAGAaagtggaggaagacgagggaagAGGAAACCCAAAG GTTGTAACTGCACCAGAATCCATCTGTACCcgcatggaaaaaaaaagttacaacTGGT GTGTGAGGATGTTGTGTAAATTATCAATCGGAACTAACTAccagcaacaggaagcagctgttgaTG GGCCTTTTCAAGGCGTGCCATACGTACCTGTACAGGCTGTAGCACCGTCAAACTGGACACCGCAGATTACAActgggaagaggaagaagaaatcCAAGAAAGCGACTAAAACCGTGTTTAACGTAAGCCTGCCTTTCACCGACGGCGCACTGCTCCTGGAGAGGAGCCCCTTCAGCAACGAGCGTGTCCCCATGTGTGCATACTCGCCTTCGTCCCACCCAGCCGCCAGTCCTTCCCCAGAGTCCCAGACAGAGGGCCCTGAGCTGTTTGTAGGTAATCACACCGACCACACGTCGGCCTGCGGGGCCGCACAACTTCAGCCAGACGTCTATAATAATGAAGGAGGCGCTTGGCAATATGTGGCACCCAAAGAAAACCTCCGAGTGAGTGTTTATCCAGATGTGGAGCGTTCCTTTTGGGGTAATGAAGAGGGTCACGGTGCAGTGGCCCAGAGTAAGACTGGCACCGAAGGGCAAGTATCAGCTGAGAACCTCTCAGGTGCAGCTTGGCATCATTACCAACAGCCCCAGTACTCGGCACCAGGTTACGTGAACCTCACCGTGTGGCAAGCAACGCCGCCCGGCGTGGGGCATCACGGCTCATCCGATGAAATGGTTCCTTACGTGGATGCAAGCAGGGTCGCTACGTATCCCTCCCTGGGATACTCCCAGCCGCACGCCGCTCCACAGCCTAGAGCACGGTTTCATGGGGTTGAACAGAGACAATTGCAACCATACATGGAGTTTACTGAACGTGTTCACGCAGCTCCTCACGTTATGACCCCGGCTGCTCTCTATCAGGACGGACGATACGGCTATGGGTTCACGGCTGACCCCAACTACCATATTAGACCTAGGACGAATGATAACCAGCCCTTTCCTGATCCAGCCGGTGGTTTTGCTGTTAGGGCTGTGTACCAGCCAAACGCCCATGTCCCACCATGGGCACCTCTGTGCTACACAGCCCAGTCTATGTGA
- the LOC114865934 gene encoding regulation of nuclear pre-mRNA domain-containing protein 1A-like isoform X2 — protein sequence MSAFSEAALEKKLSELSNSQQSVQTLSLWLIHHRKHSKTIVSVWFNELKKAQVSRKLTFLYLANDVIQNSKRKGPEFTQDYAPVIVDAFKHVYREGEEGCKKQLGRVLSIWQERGVYENSLLDQLSQVLYGDKKAKKRSYEDIQPDDADFSSQSSPAETPQTAELIRALQELENAASGDSLLRQRISSLPAEVQDTSLLQRITDKESGERLSRLVEEACMLLADYSGRLAAEIDDRRQLTRTLTVFLQSQKDGLAQNEQKLEEYKRKLARVTQVRKELRSRLNNLPVDLYNPST from the exons ATGTCAGCGTTCTCCGAGGCGGCATTAGAGAAGAAATTATCCGAGCTTAGCAACTCCCAGCAAAGTGTGCAGACGCTGTCGCTGTGGCTCATTCACCACAGAAAGCACTCGAAGACCATCGTTAGCGTCTGGTTCAACGAACTGAAGAAGG CTCAGGTATCCCGCAAGCTGACCTTCCTTTACTTGGCCAATGACGTCATTCAGAACAGCAAGAGGAAAGGACCAGAATTCACCCAGGACTATGCACCAGTCATCGTTGATGCGTTCAAGCATGTGTACAG ggagggagaggagggctGTAAGAAACAGTTAGGTCGAGTGCTGTCCATCTGGCAGGAGAGAGGTGTGTACGAGAACAGCCTGCTGGATCAGCTCTCGCAAGTTCTAT ATGGAGACAAGAAAGCTAAGAAGAGGTCATATGAGGACATTCAACCAGATGATGCAGACTTTTCCTCCCAGAGCTCCCCAGCTGAAACCCCACAG ACAGCAGAGTTAATCCGagctctgcaggagctggagaatgCCGCATCTGGCGACTCATTGCTGCGTCAGCGCATCTCCTCCCTTCCTGCTGAGGTGCAGGACACATCACTGCTTCAGAGGATTACAG ATAAGGAATCGGGGGAACGGCTTTCgcggctggtggaggaggcctGCATGCTGCTCGCAGACTACAGTGGTCGCTTGGCGGCAGAAATTGACGATAGGAGGCAGCTCACTCGCACACTAACAGTTTTCCTCCAAAGCCAGAAGGACGGCTTGGCCCAGAACGAGCAGAAACTTGAA gagtACAAACGCAAACTAGCACGGGTGACCCAGGTCCGCAAGGAGCTGCGCTCACGCCTGAACAATCTGCCCGTAGACCTGTACAACCCCTCCACCTGA
- the LOC114865934 gene encoding regulation of nuclear pre-mRNA domain-containing protein 1A-like isoform X1, translating into MSAFSEAALEKKLSELSNSQQSVQTLSLWLIHHRKHSKTIVSVWFNELKKAQVSRKLTFLYLANDVIQNSKRKGPEFTQDYAPVIVDAFKHVYREGEEGCKKQLGRVLSIWQERGVYENSLLDQLSQVLYGDKKAKKRSYEDIQPDDADFSSQSSPAETPQTAELIRALQELENAASGDSLLRQRISSLPAEVQDTSLLQRITVCNVDKESGERLSRLVEEACMLLADYSGRLAAEIDDRRQLTRTLTVFLQSQKDGLAQNEQKLEEYKRKLARVTQVRKELRSRLNNLPVDLYNPST; encoded by the exons ATGTCAGCGTTCTCCGAGGCGGCATTAGAGAAGAAATTATCCGAGCTTAGCAACTCCCAGCAAAGTGTGCAGACGCTGTCGCTGTGGCTCATTCACCACAGAAAGCACTCGAAGACCATCGTTAGCGTCTGGTTCAACGAACTGAAGAAGG CTCAGGTATCCCGCAAGCTGACCTTCCTTTACTTGGCCAATGACGTCATTCAGAACAGCAAGAGGAAAGGACCAGAATTCACCCAGGACTATGCACCAGTCATCGTTGATGCGTTCAAGCATGTGTACAG ggagggagaggagggctGTAAGAAACAGTTAGGTCGAGTGCTGTCCATCTGGCAGGAGAGAGGTGTGTACGAGAACAGCCTGCTGGATCAGCTCTCGCAAGTTCTAT ATGGAGACAAGAAAGCTAAGAAGAGGTCATATGAGGACATTCAACCAGATGATGCAGACTTTTCCTCCCAGAGCTCCCCAGCTGAAACCCCACAG ACAGCAGAGTTAATCCGagctctgcaggagctggagaatgCCGCATCTGGCGACTCATTGCTGCGTCAGCGCATCTCCTCCCTTCCTGCTGAGGTGCAGGACACATCACTGCTTCAGAGGATTACA GTTTGTAATGTAGATAAGGAATCGGGGGAACGGCTTTCgcggctggtggaggaggcctGCATGCTGCTCGCAGACTACAGTGGTCGCTTGGCGGCAGAAATTGACGATAGGAGGCAGCTCACTCGCACACTAACAGTTTTCCTCCAAAGCCAGAAGGACGGCTTGGCCCAGAACGAGCAGAAACTTGAA gagtACAAACGCAAACTAGCACGGGTGACCCAGGTCCGCAAGGAGCTGCGCTCACGCCTGAACAATCTGCCCGTAGACCTGTACAACCCCTCCACCTGA
- the si:ch211-13c6.2 gene encoding uncharacterized protein si:ch211-13c6.2 isoform X1: MEKLETPYEEETGFIECTVCEKSLRGETLYKIHLTTAAHVKKEDALVAVGRAIRKHTVPEFKDIVHYLDYLKLDEPIIGLSFLDEIPSNDLQGGPRYLCRLCHHTANLPDMVHHVIGRKHRQKYVELKRQDLVTWDKESIITQGGKIIRARAEIIERQDGRGSPVALVRRGVEGRLNICKVPPREKQNRSRAQRSNEHNVPPLLPELKGYKEYSSRKFATGYQNTLQFHPDEPNPKRARRMQQSDDPLERDYMEEKLRRKSDMYREEYIDPDSRRVYKKQYAEDPYNFSPSSVSLEPDSVPRYNSREDRAHDQIPDVNYYPDMGPPQRRPFPENDPLKEFYTEEVRRRRGQSAEHQPSHRASLGERQWSLEREPGRHSMIRAGRQGSSEPEVKRGSFRDYLPKETVSYSGPSTSQLQVDVTRTMSNIPEPFRRFLKGDTNDEGSKRKRTSRFSDATVEEVEMTKEMFGDDYGPPKFGGYSRGADAPFGSNILGTQLDHPTESHMNPRGESYQKGALGTDGVFDMLKNIEIETTEDADFLNEKLCSLLREFKSRKLEKNMRNSQGRAVNNSLQADLHYETAHREDSDIRWPDLCFEDDHRGIGRREHDNRFIDYHHLGNGEPRYSNRSHHEDDSPYPERFEEPMYSSDYQPATQSFGTHSAATPLHMEVKPRLDRESRFSNKMDKITSTLLEFVARK, translated from the exons ATGGAGAAACTAGAAACACCGTACGAGGAAGAGACCGGGTTTATCGAGTGCACG GTCTGTGAGAAATCCTTAAGGGGCGAAACCTTGTACAAGATACACCTGACTACAGCAGCGCATGTCAAG AAAGAGGATGCCCTTGTTGCTGTCG GCCGTGCAATCAGAAAACACACCGTGCCTGAATTTAAGGACATTGTACATTATCTGGATTATCTAAAGCTCGATGAGCCCATCATTG GTTTGAGCTTTTTGGATGAAATACCATCTAATGATCTTCAGGGAGGCCCCAGGTACTTGTGTAGGCTCTGTCATCACACTGCAAACCTGCCTGACATGGTACACCATGTGATTGGACGCAAACACCGGCAGAAATATGTG GAACTCAAGCGGCAAGATCTGGTTACGTGGGATAAGGAATCAATAATAACTCAAGGAGGAAAGATCATTCGAGCCAGAGCGGAAATTATAGAGAGGCAAGATGGACGAGGAAGTCCAGTG gctCTGGTGAGACGAGGCGTTGAGGGCAGGTTAAACATCTGTAAAG TACCTCCAAGAGAGAAGCAAAATAGAAGCAGAGCCCAGAGGTCAAATGAACACAACGTTCCACCACTCTTACCAGAACTCAAAGGCTACAAGGAGTACTCCAGTCGAAAGTTTGCCACAGGTTACCAAAATACCCTGCAGTTCCACCCAGATGAACCTAACCCGAAGCGAGCCCGAAGAATGCAGCAAAGTGATGACCCACTCGAGCGAGACTACATGGAGGAGAAGCTACGCAGGAAAAGTGATATGTACCGAGAAGAGTACATTGACCCAGATAGTCGTAGGGTGTACAAAAAGCAATATGCTGAAGATCCTTATAACTTTTCTCCTTCAAGCGTTTCTCTTGAACCAGATAGTGTCCCCCGATATAATTCCAGGGAGGACAGGGCCCATGACCAAATTCCAGATGTAAACTATTACCCAGACATGGGTCCTCCACAAAGGAGACCCTTCCCAGAAAATGATCCATTGAAAGAGTTTTACACAGAGGAAGTTCGACGTAGGCGAGGACAGTCTGCTGAACATCAGCCCTCTCACCGGGCCAGTCTAGGTGAACGCCAGTGGTCTCTGGAGAGGGAACCTGGTAGACACAGTATGATCagagcaggcagacagggatcAAGTGAGCCAGAGGTCAAGAGGGGCAGCTTCAGAGATTATCTGCCAAAAGAAACAGTGTCCTATTCTGGGCCCTCTACCTCTCAGCTACAGGTGGACGTCACCAGAACAATGTCCAACATCCCTGAACCATTCAGGCGCTTCCTGAAAGGGGACACTAATGATGAGGGCAGCAAAAGAAAGAGAACAAGTCGCTTCTCTGATGCTACTGTAGAGGAGGTGGAAATGACAAAAGAGAT GTTTGGTGATGACTATGGACCTCCAAAGTTTGGTGGTTATAGTAGAGGAGCTGACGCACCATTTGGATCCAACATCCTGGGAACACAACTTGACCACCCCACAGAATCACACATG AACCCACGTGGTGAAAGTTATCAGAAAGGGGCTTTAGGGACAGATGGTGTCTTTGATATGTTG AAAAACATTGAAATTGAAACTACCGAAGATGCCGACTTCCTGAACGAGAAACTTTGCAGTCTTCTGCGTGAGTTCAAGTCCAGAAAATTGGAGAAAAATATG CGTAATAGCCAAGGTCGAGCAGTCAACAACAGTTTACAGGCAGACTTACACTATGAGACAGCTCACAGAGAAGATTCAGACATTAGATGGCCCGATCTCTGCTTTGAAGATGATCATAGAGGAATCGGCAGGAGGGAGCATGACAACAGGTTCATAGATTACCATCACCTTGGGAATGGAGAACCCAGATATTCGAACAGAAGTCATCATGAAG atGACTCCCCTTATCCTGAAAGGTTTGAAGAACCCATGTATTCTTCTGACTACCAACCTGCCACACAGAGTTTTGGCACCCACTCTGCTGCAACTCCACTACACATGGAAGTAAAACCTAGACTGGACAGGGAATCTCGGTTCTCAAATAAAATGGACAAAATCACCTCCACCCTTCTTGAATTTGTAGCTAGGAAATAA
- the si:ch211-13c6.2 gene encoding uncharacterized protein si:ch211-13c6.2 isoform X2, producing the protein MVHHVIGRKHRQKYVELKRQDLVTWDKESIITQGGKIIRARAEIIERQDGRGSPVALVRRGVEGRLNICKVPPREKQNRSRAQRSNEHNVPPLLPELKGYKEYSSRKFATGYQNTLQFHPDEPNPKRARRMQQSDDPLERDYMEEKLRRKSDMYREEYIDPDSRRVYKKQYAEDPYNFSPSSVSLEPDSVPRYNSREDRAHDQIPDVNYYPDMGPPQRRPFPENDPLKEFYTEEVRRRRGQSAEHQPSHRASLGERQWSLEREPGRHSMIRAGRQGSSEPEVKRGSFRDYLPKETVSYSGPSTSQLQVDVTRTMSNIPEPFRRFLKGDTNDEGSKRKRTSRFSDATVEEVEMTKEMFGDDYGPPKFGGYSRGADAPFGSNILGTQLDHPTESHMNPRGESYQKGALGTDGVFDMLKNIEIETTEDADFLNEKLCSLLREFKSRKLEKNMRNSQGRAVNNSLQADLHYETAHREDSDIRWPDLCFEDDHRGIGRREHDNRFIDYHHLGNGEPRYSNRSHHEDDSPYPERFEEPMYSSDYQPATQSFGTHSAATPLHMEVKPRLDRESRFSNKMDKITSTLLEFVARK; encoded by the exons ATGGTACACCATGTGATTGGACGCAAACACCGGCAGAAATATGTG GAACTCAAGCGGCAAGATCTGGTTACGTGGGATAAGGAATCAATAATAACTCAAGGAGGAAAGATCATTCGAGCCAGAGCGGAAATTATAGAGAGGCAAGATGGACGAGGAAGTCCAGTG gctCTGGTGAGACGAGGCGTTGAGGGCAGGTTAAACATCTGTAAAG TACCTCCAAGAGAGAAGCAAAATAGAAGCAGAGCCCAGAGGTCAAATGAACACAACGTTCCACCACTCTTACCAGAACTCAAAGGCTACAAGGAGTACTCCAGTCGAAAGTTTGCCACAGGTTACCAAAATACCCTGCAGTTCCACCCAGATGAACCTAACCCGAAGCGAGCCCGAAGAATGCAGCAAAGTGATGACCCACTCGAGCGAGACTACATGGAGGAGAAGCTACGCAGGAAAAGTGATATGTACCGAGAAGAGTACATTGACCCAGATAGTCGTAGGGTGTACAAAAAGCAATATGCTGAAGATCCTTATAACTTTTCTCCTTCAAGCGTTTCTCTTGAACCAGATAGTGTCCCCCGATATAATTCCAGGGAGGACAGGGCCCATGACCAAATTCCAGATGTAAACTATTACCCAGACATGGGTCCTCCACAAAGGAGACCCTTCCCAGAAAATGATCCATTGAAAGAGTTTTACACAGAGGAAGTTCGACGTAGGCGAGGACAGTCTGCTGAACATCAGCCCTCTCACCGGGCCAGTCTAGGTGAACGCCAGTGGTCTCTGGAGAGGGAACCTGGTAGACACAGTATGATCagagcaggcagacagggatcAAGTGAGCCAGAGGTCAAGAGGGGCAGCTTCAGAGATTATCTGCCAAAAGAAACAGTGTCCTATTCTGGGCCCTCTACCTCTCAGCTACAGGTGGACGTCACCAGAACAATGTCCAACATCCCTGAACCATTCAGGCGCTTCCTGAAAGGGGACACTAATGATGAGGGCAGCAAAAGAAAGAGAACAAGTCGCTTCTCTGATGCTACTGTAGAGGAGGTGGAAATGACAAAAGAGAT GTTTGGTGATGACTATGGACCTCCAAAGTTTGGTGGTTATAGTAGAGGAGCTGACGCACCATTTGGATCCAACATCCTGGGAACACAACTTGACCACCCCACAGAATCACACATG AACCCACGTGGTGAAAGTTATCAGAAAGGGGCTTTAGGGACAGATGGTGTCTTTGATATGTTG AAAAACATTGAAATTGAAACTACCGAAGATGCCGACTTCCTGAACGAGAAACTTTGCAGTCTTCTGCGTGAGTTCAAGTCCAGAAAATTGGAGAAAAATATG CGTAATAGCCAAGGTCGAGCAGTCAACAACAGTTTACAGGCAGACTTACACTATGAGACAGCTCACAGAGAAGATTCAGACATTAGATGGCCCGATCTCTGCTTTGAAGATGATCATAGAGGAATCGGCAGGAGGGAGCATGACAACAGGTTCATAGATTACCATCACCTTGGGAATGGAGAACCCAGATATTCGAACAGAAGTCATCATGAAG atGACTCCCCTTATCCTGAAAGGTTTGAAGAACCCATGTATTCTTCTGACTACCAACCTGCCACACAGAGTTTTGGCACCCACTCTGCTGCAACTCCACTACACATGGAAGTAAAACCTAGACTGGACAGGGAATCTCGGTTCTCAAATAAAATGGACAAAATCACCTCCACCCTTCTTGAATTTGTAGCTAGGAAATAA